A window of the Streptomyces griseochromogenes genome harbors these coding sequences:
- a CDS encoding DUF5133 domain-containing protein, producing MLLPAKAEVARQLRRYRAWERVMLASPHDRRVRATFEDSGYTLCVLMGKRCAREAAEAAERYLRSTLAGYLREQDGRPQPGRTGRRAPPPPERRSTAPRR from the coding sequence ATGCTGCTACCCGCCAAGGCCGAAGTGGCCCGGCAGTTGCGGCGTTACCGGGCATGGGAGCGCGTGATGCTCGCCTCGCCCCACGACCGCAGGGTCCGGGCCACTTTCGAGGACTCGGGCTACACCTTGTGCGTGCTGATGGGAAAGCGCTGCGCTCGGGAGGCGGCCGAAGCGGCCGAGCGCTATCTGCGCTCCACCCTGGCCGGCTACCTGCGCGAGCAGGACGGGCGCCCGCAGCCGGGCCGCACGGGGCGGCGGGCGCCGCCGCCCCCGGAGCGGCGTTCCACGGCGCCGAGGCGCTGA